One stretch of Glycine soja cultivar W05 chromosome 7, ASM419377v2, whole genome shotgun sequence DNA includes these proteins:
- the LOC114420540 gene encoding uncharacterized protein LOC114420540, with translation MEEFKKAMMKGYEMIDLGLMKYFLGIQVKQRPGQIFISQEKYADDLLKKFNMQDCKPLATPMAMNKKLSKDDGQNKVDATVYRSLVGSLIYLTNSRPDIVHTVIIVSRFMSNPSKAHFAAAKRILRYVKGTKDFGILYGADRDFNLTGYTDSDWTGSTDDRKSTSGYVFLLGNKAIS, from the coding sequence ATGGAAGAATTCAAAAAGGCTATGATGAAAGGGTATGAAATGATCGATCTTGGACTCATGAAATATTTTCTCGGCATCCAAGTCAAGCAAAGACCTGGACAAATATTTATCTCGCAAGAAAAATATGCGGATGACTTACTAAAGAAGTTCAACATGCAAGATTGCAAACCACTTGCCACACCTATGGCGATGAACAAGAAGCTTTCAAAAGATGATGGGCAAAACAAAGTTGATGCAACAGTTTATAGAAGCCTAGTTGGTTCGCTAATCTACTTAACCAACTCAAGGCCAGACATCGTACATACAGTTATCATCGTGTCTAGATTCATGAGTAACCCAAGCAAAGCACACTTTGCAGCTGCCAAGAGAATCCTAAGATATGTCAAAGGCACAAAGGATTTTGGCATTTTGTACGGGGCAGATAGAGACTTTAACTTGACAGGTTATACAGATAGCGACTGGACAGGAAGCACagatgatagaaaaagcacaagtggataTGTGTTTCTTCTAGGCAACAAAGCAATATCATAG